Proteins encoded by one window of Massilia sp. NR 4-1:
- a CDS encoding NUDIX hydrolase, whose protein sequence is MQLSCGTLIINAAGQLLLCHVTGTANWDIPKGLRDPGETPLQAARRELREEAGLELDAALFRDLGEFDYRRDKRLHLFHVAAGDGLCQLDRLHCSSFFPHHRTGEATPECDGFRWASREDVRTLCWPRMAQRLLSLDW, encoded by the coding sequence ATGCAGCTTTCTTGCGGCACCTTGATTATCAACGCGGCGGGCCAACTGCTGCTGTGCCATGTGACCGGCACCGCCAACTGGGATATCCCCAAGGGCCTGCGCGATCCGGGCGAAACGCCGCTGCAGGCGGCGCGGCGCGAACTGCGCGAGGAAGCGGGCCTGGAGCTCGACGCCGCCCTGTTCCGCGATCTGGGCGAGTTCGATTACCGGCGCGACAAGCGCCTGCACCTGTTCCACGTCGCCGCCGGCGACGGCCTCTGCCAGCTCGACCGGCTGCATTGCAGCAGTTTCTTCCCCCACCACCGCACCGGCGAAGCCACCCCCGAATGCGACGGCTTCCGCTGGGCCAGCCGCGAGGACGTGCGCACCCTGTGCTGGCCGCGCATGGCCCAGCGCCTGCTGTCGCTGGACTGGTGA
- a CDS encoding EAL domain-containing protein, producing the protein MGQLRRESRGMRLLRWWQDAFLSLPLFTLVLLAAIWGVTLHFIDAERAAARAAAVESVQELIATYEAQVARNLNGIDQTLKLLKYVTEKKGPEQALKELSQQGLLPSGLVFVVSLTDARGNTLASSPAARNIPVSGQDYFKVHKARNSDSVYVAQTMRDQSNQDWHLHFSRRLNDAGGNFAGIAIVEVDPAYFTSGYERSRQGELGVQGLLGQDGVLRVLRVGEKVSWGQNLARAPLSQGQPQATPWDGIRRYMAARPLHGFALTAVAGLAESEVMAGVEQRRLNHLWEAGVASAVLLLAMAMTWLWCWQGARARRRIRLAQETYAAASEANMDSFFVLRALRNEQGAITDFRITTANSRAEKMTGLSKQELQGQTLCAWLPETRNNGIFDKLVRITNLGGTHHEEMENIMPQVDARWLHWQVVGVEGGVVAIVRDISERKAAEERIYHMAHHDTLTGLPNRSLIGERLRQAIERARRDKQAVAVAFIDLDSFKLVNDGLGHNAGDELLKQVAERMALCLRREDTVGRFGGDEFVLVLPQACGEVASIAPLLERIRAEVIRPVLLEGQEVQVSCSIGVSMYPRDGADPGTLLMNADAAMYRAKDGGKNNYQFYACEMNASLEEKLALMDGLRKAVDERQLRLEYQPKLDLESGRIFGVEALLRWQHPERGAIRPDQFIPLAEESGAIVAIGEWVLREACRQGRAWQDAGLPPLTISVNVSPRQFDDLRLEARVAEALQQSGLAPRWLELEVTESLIMRDVQQAVAKMRELEAMGLALSIDDFGTGYSSLAALKSFPIGRLKIDKSFVRDLGNSADDQAIARAIISLAHQLQLRVIAEGVETAQQCEFLRANGCDELQGYLLSPPLAADGIAALLQAGTATASIPQATKAPAAAPAPLGA; encoded by the coding sequence ATGGGCCAACTGCGACGCGAAAGCCGCGGCATGCGTTTGCTGCGCTGGTGGCAGGACGCCTTCCTGTCCCTGCCGCTGTTTACCCTGGTGCTGCTGGCGGCCATCTGGGGCGTGACCTTGCATTTCATCGACGCCGAACGCGCCGCCGCGCGCGCCGCCGCCGTGGAATCGGTGCAGGAGCTGATCGCCACCTACGAGGCGCAGGTGGCGCGCAACCTGAACGGCATCGACCAGACCCTCAAGCTGCTCAAGTATGTGACCGAGAAGAAGGGGCCGGAGCAGGCGCTCAAGGAACTGTCGCAGCAAGGCCTGCTGCCTTCCGGCCTGGTGTTCGTGGTCAGCCTGACCGATGCGCGCGGCAATACCCTCGCCAGCAGTCCGGCGGCGCGCAATATTCCCGTCAGCGGCCAGGATTATTTCAAGGTGCACAAGGCGCGCAACAGCGATAGCGTGTACGTGGCGCAGACCATGCGCGACCAGTCCAACCAGGACTGGCACCTGCATTTCTCGCGCCGCTTGAACGATGCCGGCGGCAATTTCGCCGGCATCGCCATCGTCGAAGTCGATCCCGCCTATTTCACCAGCGGCTACGAGCGTTCGCGCCAGGGCGAGCTGGGCGTACAGGGCTTGCTGGGCCAGGACGGCGTGCTGCGCGTGCTGCGCGTGGGCGAAAAAGTCTCCTGGGGCCAGAACCTGGCGCGCGCGCCGCTGTCCCAGGGCCAGCCCCAGGCCACTCCCTGGGATGGCATCCGCCGCTATATGGCGGCACGCCCATTGCACGGTTTCGCGCTGACGGCGGTGGCCGGCCTGGCCGAAAGCGAGGTGATGGCCGGCGTCGAACAGCGCCGCCTGAACCATCTGTGGGAAGCCGGTGTGGCCAGCGCCGTGCTGCTGCTGGCCATGGCCATGACCTGGCTGTGGTGCTGGCAGGGCGCGCGCGCGCGCCGCCGCATCCGCCTGGCGCAGGAAACCTATGCCGCCGCTTCGGAAGCGAATATGGATTCCTTCTTCGTGCTGCGCGCCCTGCGCAACGAGCAGGGTGCGATCACCGATTTCCGCATCACCACCGCCAATTCGCGCGCCGAAAAGATGACGGGCCTGAGCAAGCAGGAGCTGCAGGGCCAGACCCTGTGCGCGTGGCTGCCGGAGACGCGCAATAACGGCATCTTCGACAAGCTGGTGCGCATCACCAACCTGGGCGGCACCCACCACGAAGAGATGGAAAACATCATGCCCCAGGTGGACGCGCGCTGGCTGCACTGGCAGGTGGTGGGCGTGGAGGGCGGGGTGGTGGCCATCGTGCGCGATATCAGCGAGCGCAAGGCGGCCGAGGAGCGCATCTACCATATGGCCCACCACGATACCTTGACGGGCCTGCCCAACCGCAGCCTGATCGGCGAGCGCCTGCGCCAGGCCATCGAGCGCGCGCGGCGCGACAAGCAGGCCGTGGCCGTGGCTTTCATCGACCTGGACAGCTTCAAGCTGGTCAACGATGGCCTGGGCCACAATGCCGGCGACGAGCTGCTCAAGCAGGTGGCCGAGCGCATGGCCCTGTGCCTGCGCCGCGAGGACACCGTGGGCCGCTTCGGCGGCGACGAGTTTGTGCTGGTGCTGCCGCAGGCCTGCGGCGAGGTGGCCAGCATCGCGCCGCTGCTGGAACGCATCCGCGCCGAGGTGATCCGGCCGGTGCTCCTGGAAGGTCAGGAAGTGCAGGTCAGCTGCAGCATCGGCGTCTCCATGTATCCGCGCGACGGCGCCGATCCCGGCACCCTGCTGATGAACGCCGACGCGGCCATGTACCGCGCCAAGGATGGCGGCAAGAACAACTACCAGTTCTATGCCTGCGAGATGAACGCCTCGCTGGAGGAGAAGCTGGCCTTGATGGACGGCTTGCGCAAGGCGGTCGACGAGCGGCAGCTGCGCCTGGAGTACCAGCCCAAGCTGGACCTGGAGAGCGGCCGTATCTTCGGCGTCGAAGCGCTGCTGCGCTGGCAGCATCCCGAGCGCGGCGCGATCCGGCCCGACCAGTTCATTCCGCTGGCCGAGGAGAGCGGGGCCATCGTCGCCATCGGCGAATGGGTGCTGCGCGAAGCGTGCCGCCAGGGGCGCGCCTGGCAGGATGCCGGCTTGCCGCCGCTGACCATTTCGGTGAACGTCTCGCCGCGCCAGTTCGACGACCTGCGCCTGGAGGCGCGCGTGGCCGAGGCCTTGCAGCAGAGCGGCCTGGCGCCGCGCTGGCTGGAGCTGGAGGTGACGGAATCGCTGATCATGCGCGATGTGCAGCAAGCCGTGGCCAAGATGCGCGAGCTGGAGGCCATGGGCCTGGCCCTGTCGATCGACGATTTCGGCACCGGCTATTCCAGCCTGGCGGCGCTGAAATCCTTCCCCATCGGCCGCCTGAAGATCGACAAATCCTTCGTGCGCGACCTGGGCAACAGCGCCGATGACCAGGCCATTGCGCGCGCCATCATCTCGCTGGCCCACCAGCTGCAGCTGCGGGTGATCGCCGAAGGCGTGGAAACGGCGCAACAGTGCGAGTTCCTGCGCGCCAACGGTTGCGACGAGCTGCAGGGTTATTTGCTCAGCCCGCCGCTCGCGGCCGACGGCATTGCCGCCTTGTTGCAGGCTGGAACGGCAACGGCTTCCATTCCGCAAGCTACAAAAGCGCCGGCGGCGGCGCCCGCCCCGCTCGGCGCTTGA
- a CDS encoding glycosyl hydrolase family 18 protein — protein sequence MRHAIRANSLVIGIIGSMLAACGGGGGGTDAGISGKTQAAPMAAAACAAWSSSQVYTAGDCVTYNGKTYKAKWWTQNNVPGADQWGPWQLQTDTPTPTPTPTPTPTPTPTPTPTPTPTPTPTPTPTPTPTPVGREIGSYFAQWGVYGRAYEVADIHTTKTPVNGVQTSIADQLTFINYAFGNVYAKNGGYECDMVTKTETGNQSPPPADAGTGGDAWADYQRQPARTVNGQTVPWDAKLSGNFLQLKLLKQAHPNLKVFISLGGWTWSKYFSAAAKTDALRKQLAKSCVKQFIAGDLPVQDGRGGPGTGKGVFDGIDIDWEYPGGGGQPYNTVDAVNDKHNFTLLMQAFREELDAQGTKDNKRYLLTAAVGAGVDKINNTEPALYQQYMDWVNLMTYDFHGAWENTTNFHSPLYHDPADPSTGNVAKYNTHDGITALVAAGMPKNKILLGVPFYGRGWKNVPAGANGNGLYQTAGGGANGAWETGIEDYKVLVGKAGTRTYHPVTKQLFLYTTTGEWWSYDDATVIGTKMQYMRDQGLRGAFSWELDGDASGALTSEVWKGR from the coding sequence ATGCGACACGCTATAAGGGCGAACAGCCTGGTCATCGGCATCATCGGCAGCATGCTTGCTGCCTGCGGCGGAGGCGGCGGCGGAACGGACGCCGGCATCTCGGGAAAAACGCAAGCGGCACCCATGGCGGCAGCCGCCTGCGCCGCCTGGAGTTCCAGCCAGGTCTACACCGCAGGCGACTGCGTGACCTACAACGGCAAAACCTATAAAGCCAAGTGGTGGACCCAGAACAATGTTCCGGGCGCCGACCAGTGGGGCCCATGGCAGTTGCAGACCGACACGCCAACCCCGACTCCCACGCCTACTCCCACGCCAACCCCAACGCCGACGCCCACGCCGACGCCGACGCCAACCCCTACTCCAACCCCGACGCCAACCCCAACGCCAACGCCGGTCGGCCGCGAAATCGGTTCCTACTTCGCGCAATGGGGCGTCTATGGCCGCGCCTACGAGGTGGCCGACATCCACACCACCAAGACCCCGGTCAACGGCGTGCAGACCAGCATCGCCGACCAGCTCACCTTCATCAACTACGCCTTCGGCAACGTCTACGCCAAGAACGGCGGCTATGAATGCGATATGGTCACCAAGACCGAGACCGGCAACCAGTCGCCGCCACCGGCCGACGCCGGCACCGGCGGCGATGCCTGGGCCGACTACCAGCGCCAGCCGGCGCGCACCGTCAACGGCCAGACCGTGCCGTGGGACGCCAAGCTGTCCGGCAACTTCCTGCAGCTGAAACTGCTCAAGCAAGCCCACCCGAACCTGAAAGTCTTCATCTCGCTGGGCGGCTGGACCTGGTCGAAATACTTCTCGGCCGCGGCCAAGACCGACGCGCTGCGCAAGCAGCTGGCCAAATCCTGCGTCAAGCAATTCATCGCCGGCGACCTGCCGGTGCAGGATGGACGCGGCGGCCCCGGCACCGGCAAGGGCGTGTTCGACGGCATCGACATCGACTGGGAATACCCGGGCGGCGGCGGCCAGCCGTACAACACGGTGGACGCGGTGAACGACAAGCACAACTTCACGCTGCTGATGCAAGCCTTCCGTGAAGAACTGGATGCCCAGGGCACCAAGGACAACAAGCGCTACCTGCTGACCGCCGCCGTTGGCGCCGGCGTGGACAAGATCAACAACACCGAACCAGCCCTGTACCAGCAGTACATGGACTGGGTCAACTTGATGACCTACGACTTCCACGGCGCCTGGGAAAACACCACCAACTTCCATTCGCCGCTGTACCACGACCCGGCCGATCCTTCGACCGGCAACGTCGCCAAGTACAACACCCACGACGGCATCACCGCCCTGGTTGCCGCCGGCATGCCGAAGAACAAGATCCTGCTCGGCGTGCCATTCTACGGACGCGGCTGGAAGAACGTGCCGGCCGGCGCCAACGGCAACGGCCTGTACCAGACGGCTGGCGGCGGCGCCAACGGCGCCTGGGAAACCGGCATCGAGGACTACAAGGTTCTCGTAGGCAAGGCCGGCACCCGCACCTACCACCCCGTCACCAAGCAGCTCTTCCTCTACACCACCACCGGTGAATGGTGGAGCTACGACGACGCCACCGTGATCGGCACCAAGATGCAATACATGCGCGATCAAGGCCTGCGCGGCGCCTTCTCCTGGGAGCTGGACGGCGACGCCAGCGGCGCCCTGACCAGCGAAGTCTGGAAAGGCCGCTAA
- a CDS encoding phosphate ABC transporter substrate-binding protein: protein MRLSKLGALLLSAALSVPAVAAELVVIVSSRSPVAQLRAEQVADIFLAEVARFPEGGEAVAIDQAINTPLRNEFYSKVAAKSPALMKAYWTKMIFTGRGQPPREMAGSAAVRKLVAENPNMIGYIERSALDASVKPVLVVH, encoded by the coding sequence ATGCGACTAAGCAAACTGGGAGCGCTGCTCCTGAGCGCCGCGCTGAGCGTGCCGGCCGTGGCGGCCGAGCTGGTGGTGATCGTTTCCAGCCGCAGCCCGGTGGCGCAATTGCGCGCCGAGCAGGTGGCCGATATCTTCCTGGCCGAGGTGGCCCGTTTTCCCGAAGGCGGGGAGGCGGTCGCCATCGACCAGGCCATCAACACGCCGCTGCGCAATGAGTTCTACAGCAAGGTGGCGGCGAAAAGCCCGGCCCTGATGAAAGCTTACTGGACCAAGATGATCTTTACGGGACGCGGCCAGCCGCCGCGCGAAATGGCGGGCAGCGCCGCCGTGCGCAAGCTGGTGGCGGAGAATCCCAATATGATCGGCTATATCGAACGCAGCGCGCTGGATGCCAGCGTCAAGCCGGTGCTGGTGGTGCACTGA
- a CDS encoding SDR family oxidoreductase: MDKVVIVTGAGRGIGAAVARRVAREGYAVAVNYRHNAVAAEAVVDEIRAAGGKALAVQADVAVPEQVQRLFATVERELGRPTALVNNAGITGRLGPFSEADPAMVEAVFQTNVFGLMDCTRAAIAAFRRGGQGGVVLNVSSTSAASGSPHDYVWYAASKAAVDAFTMGLGKELATEGIRVCGVAPGFTLTEIHAAAGEPDRVRRVTPRIPMQRPGEPEEIAEAVAWMLSPAASYVTATTMRCGGGV; the protein is encoded by the coding sequence ATGGACAAGGTGGTGATCGTAACGGGGGCGGGGCGCGGCATCGGCGCCGCCGTGGCAAGGCGGGTGGCGCGCGAAGGCTATGCGGTGGCAGTCAACTACCGGCACAACGCGGTGGCGGCCGAGGCGGTGGTGGACGAAATCCGGGCCGCCGGCGGCAAGGCGCTGGCGGTGCAGGCCGATGTCGCCGTGCCGGAGCAGGTGCAGCGCCTGTTCGCCACGGTGGAGCGCGAGCTGGGCCGGCCCACGGCCCTGGTCAATAACGCCGGCATCACGGGCCGTCTGGGCCCGTTCAGCGAGGCCGATCCGGCCATGGTGGAGGCGGTGTTCCAGACCAATGTGTTCGGCCTGATGGATTGCACGCGCGCCGCCATCGCCGCTTTCCGGCGCGGCGGGCAGGGCGGGGTGGTGCTGAATGTCTCGTCCACCTCCGCTGCCAGCGGCAGCCCACACGATTATGTATGGTATGCCGCCAGCAAGGCGGCGGTGGATGCCTTCACCATGGGCCTGGGCAAGGAACTGGCGACCGAGGGCATCCGCGTGTGCGGCGTGGCCCCCGGTTTCACGCTGACCGAGATCCACGCGGCGGCGGGTGAACCGGACCGCGTGCGGCGCGTGACGCCGCGCATTCCCATGCAGCGTCCGGGCGAGCCGGAGGAGATCGCCGAAGCGGTGGCCTGGATGCTGTCCCCGGCCGCCTCCTACGTGACGGCAACCACCATGCGCTGCGGCGGCGGGGTGTAG
- a CDS encoding FAD-dependent oxidoreductase — MQGIGSSTSLWTATAPAPPFAPLAGQAQTDVCVIGAGIAGLTAAYLLLREGKQVIVIDAEDVGAGETGRTTAHFFPPDERYCEIQRRFGGHAAQQVADSCRSAIALVEAIVQREKIACAWQRLDGYLVAAAATHLALIEREYQAARQLDLEVEQLPRVPGLRQWDTGPCLRFAGQAQFHPLRYLNGLADAILRLGGRIHGATRAHDISGDSVWQSVATAQGEIGARAVVVATNTPFNDRLVMHTKLAAYRSHVLGLRVPRHQLPSMLLWDTGQPYYYVRLAGDASDTAYDVLIVGGQDHKVGQDARGEARYDAIEAWARLRFPMVREVVWRWSGTVMEPADGLPYLGHNPMDGKNVFIITGDSGNGMTYCTAGAMLVTDLIMERANPWAGLYEPARTPLHGLGGLLLEQANTMAQYADWARQGQVESADQIAPGQGALLRDGVRLLAVHRTRQGGLLALSAACPHMGCAVHWNGQEQSWDCPCHGSRFGVDGKVLHGPAAAGLAPAALPSTP, encoded by the coding sequence ATGCAAGGCATAGGATCGAGCACCTCGCTGTGGACCGCCACCGCGCCCGCGCCGCCGTTTGCGCCGCTGGCGGGCCAGGCCCAGACCGACGTCTGCGTGATCGGCGCCGGCATTGCCGGGCTGACGGCGGCCTATCTGCTGCTCAGGGAGGGCAAGCAGGTCATCGTCATCGACGCCGAGGATGTGGGCGCGGGCGAGACCGGCCGCACCACGGCCCATTTCTTCCCGCCCGACGAGCGCTATTGCGAAATCCAGCGCCGTTTCGGCGGCCATGCCGCGCAGCAGGTGGCGGACAGCTGCCGCAGCGCCATCGCCCTGGTGGAAGCCATCGTGCAGCGCGAAAAGATCGCCTGCGCCTGGCAGCGCCTGGACGGCTATCTGGTGGCCGCCGCCGCCACGCACCTGGCGCTGATCGAGCGCGAATACCAGGCGGCGCGCCAGCTCGATCTGGAGGTGGAGCAGCTGCCGCGCGTGCCCGGTCTGCGCCAGTGGGATACCGGCCCTTGCCTGCGTTTTGCCGGGCAGGCGCAATTCCATCCGCTGCGCTATCTGAATGGCCTGGCCGACGCCATCCTGCGCCTGGGCGGGCGCATCCACGGCGCCACCCGCGCGCACGACATCAGCGGCGACAGCGTGTGGCAAAGCGTGGCCACGGCGCAGGGCGAGATCGGCGCGCGCGCCGTGGTGGTGGCGACCAATACGCCGTTCAACGACCGGCTGGTGATGCATACCAAGCTGGCCGCCTACCGCAGCCATGTGCTGGGCCTGCGCGTGCCGCGCCACCAGCTGCCCTCCATGCTGCTGTGGGATACCGGCCAGCCTTATTACTATGTGCGGCTGGCGGGCGATGCCAGCGACACGGCGTACGATGTGCTGATCGTCGGCGGCCAGGACCACAAGGTGGGCCAGGATGCGCGCGGCGAGGCGCGCTACGACGCCATCGAGGCTTGGGCGCGGCTGCGCTTTCCCATGGTGCGCGAAGTGGTGTGGCGCTGGTCGGGCACGGTGATGGAACCGGCCGACGGCCTGCCTTATCTGGGCCACAACCCCATGGACGGCAAGAATGTCTTCATCATCACCGGCGATTCCGGCAATGGCATGACGTATTGCACGGCCGGCGCCATGCTGGTGACGGACCTGATCATGGAGCGCGCCAATCCCTGGGCCGGCCTGTACGAACCGGCGCGCACGCCGCTGCACGGCCTGGGCGGGCTGCTGCTGGAGCAGGCCAATACCATGGCCCAGTATGCCGACTGGGCGCGCCAGGGCCAGGTGGAGTCGGCGGACCAGATCGCGCCGGGCCAGGGTGCGCTGCTGCGCGACGGCGTGCGCCTGCTGGCCGTGCACCGCACGCGCCAGGGCGGCTTGCTGGCGCTGTCGGCGGCCTGCCCGCATATGGGGTGCGCGGTGCACTGGAACGGCCAGGAGCAGTCCTGGGATTGCCCCTGCCATGGCTCGCGCTTCGGCGTCGACGGCAAGGTGCTGCATGGCCCGGCCGCCGCCGGCCTGGCGCCCGCTGCACTGCCGTCCACGCCATGA